Proteins co-encoded in one Mastacembelus armatus chromosome 24, fMasArm1.2, whole genome shotgun sequence genomic window:
- the ptrhd1 gene encoding putative peptidyl-tRNA hydrolase PTRHD1: MAASGAGSPGRLVQYVVVRSDLVHTLSWTLGAVITQACHAATAAIQLHYSDPDTQLYLAQLDSMHKVVLGVPDEAALSGLSQSLTQAGVSHKLWIEQPENIPTCLALKPYPKEAVQPLLRKFKLFK, translated from the exons ATGGCGGCTTCGGGAGCCGGGTCTCCTGGCCGGCTGGTCCAGTACGTTGTCGTCCGGTCAGATCTGGTTCACACGCTGTCCTGGACTCTGGGAGCCGTGATAACTCAGGCCTGTCACGCTGCTACTGCCGCCATCCAGCTGCACTACTCGGACCCGGACACACAGCTGTATCTGGCACAGCTGGACTCCATGCATAAAGTGGTGCTCGGG GTCCCAGACGAGGCTGCCCTCTCCGGCCTGTCCCAGAGTCTGACTCAGGCCGGGGTGTCCCACAAGCTTTGGATAGAACAACCAGAGAACATACCCACCTGTCTGGCTCTGAAGCCTTATCCTAAAGAGGCTGTCCAGCCACTGCTGCGCAAATTCAAGCTCTTCAAATAA